In the genome of Aedes aegypti strain LVP_AGWG chromosome 2, AaegL5.0 Primary Assembly, whole genome shotgun sequence, the window TACGACGATGGCGATGATCGAGACTGGGCCGAGAAGTATCTCGATAGTAGAATTAAATTTTACTGTGATCTCAAGAATAGAACCATGCCAAAGCGATTGAATAGCCATGTGCTGACTTTGCTTGACGAAGCCAACCAACTGCAGATGAAACGGGAATTGCTTACACTTCACATGGACGATGAAGATGAGAACGATCTAACGGAAGATTATCCTACTGCCGAATTGCTTAAAATTCGTTTACGACTACAAACGATCCGCAGTGAAATTGATACTTTGGAGTTCTTTGCTCCTGAAATGCGAGAGGTTTACGAACAGGCTCGTTTTCCAAGGGAAACCTATTACGATGAGCAGTCTGAAAGCTCCTTGAAAAGTTCGGATTCCTCAGTTTTCGTTGTAACTCGCACCGGAAGTCTGGAGGAACAGATAGACTATCTGGAGAAAGCTAAgcgcacagacaaacagacgtcacactctcatcactgtccatcgaccacctttttaacggtcgattcaaaaatatggtaggtggccaatccgccacccgcagcgctcgcatcgtttttgttcgtgtttgacgtttacacactaccgccatctgttggcctatcggccaaacacaccgattttagcattgggcgtacatgccctcgtgactatgattttgatcgagatttgttctaagtgttacgtctgtttgtctgtgctaagcGATTTATCGGTACACAGAGGACAGTGCAGATTTGTGATTCCCTCCAGGATGCTCTTGATAGGAGCGAATCATCCTCCGAAATTTATGTCGCACATGGTCGCCATAAGATTAAACTTTGTGGCGATTTGAGCGCTGGAGGTTCAATTCAAGCCGTTGGAAGCGATAGGAGTCGAGCCGTAATTCGTTCAAGACAAGATGACAACGCTCTGTTAATACTCACGGGAGATTACTGCTTAGAGAACATCACTTTGGATTGTTCCAACGTTCAGTCGGGTATTTTGATAAAACGCGGAAATATCACGTTGAAAAATTGTTGCATCTCCGGTGATCCGAAAGATGTTGCCAGCAATGGGATACTCATTTGTGGTGAGGCATCATTTCAATCTCGATTCATGGTTCAACATTAGTTCATCTAACTGGTTTTATTTCAGGAAATGCTTCATTAGTGCTGGAGAATTGCCAGGTGCAGAACTTCTCCACCGGAATAAGCGCCAACGTCGACTGTTCTACACGCAGAGAAATATATTGTAAATGCAAACGAAATCTGTATagattcaacaaattttattattgaCTCACGGCTTATCGGCAATTTTTGTTGACTCAATGATAACTTCCATTAATTCCTACAAAATAAATTGTTGTATCTAAAAATGTCTCAAAATAGCCAGctgtcaaaaacaaaaataaatgcaattgaaacaaaaatataatttgttaATTCTAAAAACACCCCATATTGAAGTAACACAGAATGTGTGTTGAAAGAAAAACCAACTTTTGTTGTTTCTACAATTCTGTTCATTGATATTAACAAAGCATTTcattgatttaaaaatatttttttattaacattCCTACTAATTCAATGCATAAGCTTTACAGATTATATTTGatcattgaatttgtgtttcGAATTAATAGGTGTAAGATGATATAGTCCGGTACAATCATCGCTGCTAAACCGACCGGTCGGAACAAATTTAgtaaattctgaaataaacaaaattaaaataatcaacttGTCTTGCAATTTAATCAATTGTTTTTAATTACCTATAGCTTTCCTTCCTTTCGAATTTACACCGTCATAACCATCATGAATAGTAAAATCATCTTTTTCGTATGATTACTAAAAGAATATTGTATTTAACTACGACGGAAAATATATACTCACCAAAGATATTAAAATTGACAGCTACCGAATATGCCGTGGACACTTCTTTTTCAAccttaaacaaaatttaatttttgccttCAACTTTTCTGTTTATTTCTTAAATACAAAATggcgacaagaaaaaaaaagttgattcaaCAAAATGATATTGTTGAAATAACAATTGTTATTTGTTGAAATGAAAATCGAGCATCAATAATTCATTCGACACAGAATTTTGTAGTTTCAAAAATATGCCGGATTAGAAACAAACCACCAGATGGATTGATTCAATGCAAACAAGAATTGTTGGTTCTAATAGGCGCGTTTTTAGATTCAACCCTACAATATTATTCTGCGTGTAGCATTCAGCTAAAAAGCAAAACCATCATCCAGGACTGCTTCGAAGGAATCAAACTAGTCGAAGGGTGTCGACTCGGCGTAAGTTCGTCAAACATTGTCAACTGTACGAACTATGGGGCGGTGCTGGAAGTGGAGGAGGACGATGTCCAAAGGGAAGCGATTAGGTGCTATCGCGATCATCGGCTGCTTCCGGCCAATCGAAAGGAGTTTGATATTGGTAGTGACT includes:
- the LOC110676987 gene encoding protein nessun dorma-like, which translates into the protein MEVFEFKKSLLVRHQEASHVLGVRNDPIPASMVRKEWSLFLEIAMEPTGWQALWRIPRAVCQELSTKFPTVVMGTIEKVLFDELKAILVVEAVENDDLHLPEKQLVSLSELWPLKHQKDKFLNVDRTADCIDQLRFFYQHVWRPWDYDDGDDRDWAEKYLDSRIKFYCDLKNRTMPKRLNSHVLTLLDEANQLQMKRELLTLHMDDEDENDLTEDYPTAELLKIRLRLQTIRSEIDTLEFFAPEMREVYEQARFPRETYYDEQSESSLKSSDSSVFVVTRTGSLEEQIDYLEKAKRFIGTQRTVQICDSLQDALDRSESSSEIYVAHGRHKIKLCGDLSAGGSIQAVGSDRSRAVIRSRQDDNALLILTGDYCLENITLDCSNVQSGILIKRGNITLKNCCISGDPKDVASNGILICGNASLVLENCQVQNFSTGISANVDCSSIQLKSKTIIQDCFEGIKLVEGCRLGVSSSNIVNCTNYGAVLEVEEDDVQREAIRCYRDHRLLPANRKEFDIGSDCLFENNGCGDIAIVNMLEGMELGR